The Christiangramia flava JLT2011 region TCCGGAACGACCTCTTCCACTACGACAAAAATCATGGCCCCGGCAGCAAAGCATAACGCGTACGGCAATATTGGCTGAAAGGTCATGACGGCCCAGGCACCCAAAACTGCCGCTACCGGTTCTACTATCGCTGAAAGCTGACCAAAATTGAAACTTTTCCAGCGGCTTAGACCCTGTCTCCTCAACGGCATGGCTACTGCAAAACCTTCCGGAAAATTCTGAAGTCCGATACCTATTGCCAAAGCCACTGCTCCACCGATGGAAGCACCCTCAAAACCAGCTGCAACCCCGCCAAAAAGCACTCCCACGGCCAGGCCTTCCGGGATATTATGAAGGGTGATCGCCAGGGTGAGCAATACTGATTTATGCCAGGGAGTCTTGATTCCTTCCTTTTCGCTCATTTTAAAGTTTACGTGTAAGTGTGGCAGTACTTTATCCAGCCCAAAGATGAACAGCGCGCCCAGAGCGAAGCCAACCACCGCCGGGATCACTTTTTCGAAGCCTTCCCCCTGGCTCATTTCAATTCCCGGAGCAAGCAGGCTCCAGAAACTCGCCGCAACCATTACCCCGCCGGTAAAACCCAGCATACCGTCAAAAAATGCGCGGTTCATCCCGCGGAAGACGAAAACCAGTGAGGCGCCCAGCGCCGTTAGCCCCCAGGTAAACAAGGTGGCATAAAAAGCCGCCAGTACCGGGTCAATATCTCTAAAATAGGTAATTATAGCATCCATATTTGTTGATTTTAAGAAATGAAAACGGGGATTTGAACGCGATGTCTTACTGCGTCGACCGTCGTCCCGAAAATGAGGTCTTTAAATAATGCATGACCATGACTTCCCATGACCAGCAGTTCATAGTTTCCAGATTTAATGATCTTCGGAATGGCTTTTTTGGGGACACCAAATCCTAGTTGCACCGCAACCTGGTAGCCTTTGCGTTCGAGTTCCTCCCGGTAATCTTCCAGGAATTTCATATCGCTGTAAGTTTCCAGGTCTTTGATCTCCTTTCCGTAGATGATCGCACCCGGAGTTTCTACTATGTGAATGAGCGTATATAAAGCCTCCTTTCCGCCAATCTGTAAAGCGGAAGCAATACTTTTTTTATCAGAAACCGAAAAATCTACCGATACCGCAATATGGTTATATGCTTCAGGAATGGCCAGTTTTCCAATTTCCGCGGAAGTGATGTGCGGAACCATATTCTCGTTGTTTGATCTGAAAGAATTTTTCAGAAGTGGCCAGAGAATTATAAATAGCGTCAGCAAAGCCGCACCGATCGCAACAGGCACCACAAAGATCCAGATGTAAACAGGATTTTCACTGCTTTGAAGCCAGTTCCCGATCTCATCCCAGACCAGTTTCGCATTTAAACCTACTACGGTCAAAGTAATAAGCCAGCTTAAAACTGCCAGGGGCCATTTTATATGGAAACCTTTCATCAGTTTTTGATCGCTTACAAAATGGATTAGCGGAATAATGGCAAAACCGAGCTGTAAACTTAGGACGACCTGGCTTAAAACCAGCAGTTCGCCGGTTGAATTCTCCCCAAACAGGTAAATGGTGATGAAAGCAGGCAGGATGGCCACCAGCCTGGTCAATAACCTGCGCACCCAGGGCTGAATTCGAAGATTCAGGTAACCTTCCATAACGATCTGCCCGGCCAGGGTTCCCGTTAGAGTGGAGCTTTGTCCCGCCGCAATGAGCGCCAGAGCGAAAAGGACAGGTGCCAGCGAAGTTCCCAGCAATGGCTGAAGCAGGGCATGTGCATCTTTAATTTCGGCAACTTCAAAAATGCCATTTTTATAGAATACGGTCGCTGCCAGGATCAGGATCGCGGCATTCACAAAAAAGGCAAAATTCAGGGCGATGGCAGAATCGATAAAATTAAACCGAAGCGCCTGTTTAATGCCCTTTTTAGTAGGTTTGATCTTCCGGGTTTGCACCAGGGAAGAATGCAGGTAGAGATTATGTGGCATCACGGTCGCCCCAATGATCCCAATAGCGATGTAAAGCGCACGGCCGTTTTCAATTTCAGGAACAAATCCAGAGGCGACATCAGCCATATCAGGAGAGGCAAAGAACAACTCCAGGAAAAAACATAAACCGATGAGGGCTACCAGCGAAATGATAAAGGCCTCCATTTTTCGCATTCCCTGATTGATGAGAAAGAGCAATAAAAAGCTGTCAAGAACGGTTATGCTCACTCCCCAGAGCAGCGGAACGCCAAATAGCAGCTCCAGACCTATGGCCATTCCCACAACTTCTGCCAGATCGCAGGCTGCAATGGCAATTTCAGCGAGAATATAAAGGATGAAATTAACGAATTTCGGGTATTCCTTTCGTGAAGCCTGTGCAAGATCGAGTCCGCTGACTACTCCCAGTCGGGTACAGAGGCTTTGCAGGACGAGTGCCATGATATTCGACATCAGGAGCACCCAGAGCAGGGAATATCCAAACTGGCTCCCCCCGGCAATATCGGTCGCCCAGTTGCCGGGATCCATGTAGCCAACACTCACGAGGTATGCCGGGCCTAAAAAAGCCAGGATCTTGCGCCACCAGCTTTTTGGCTGCTCGGTATCGATAGAACCGTGGACCTCTTCCAGTGACTTGCCAGACATTTTAGGATTCATTGGTTAACCTGATGAATAGGTTGGCTGCGATCTTTTTGGAAAGATGAAGCTCACCGGTTTCAGTTTCCACCAGAACGGAATCATCAAAATCTTCCTTATGCATCAGCTTCATTTTGCTCCCCAGTTTCAGGTTGTTCTTATCCAGAAACCTCAGGAAAGCGGTAGAGGAATCCTTCACCCCCACTATCACAACAGTTTCTCCTTCATCACACTCCATCAAAAGAGCGCGAGAGGTCTTAATAAAATTGCCTTCTACATCCGGGATGGGATCGCCATGCGGATCGGTCTTCGGAAATCCAAGGAAACGATCAATTTCGCGCGTGAGCTTTTCAGATTTCACATGTTCAAGCTGCTCAGCCACCTCGTGCACCTCATCCCAGTTGAAATTGAGCTTTTCCACCAGAAAACATTCCCACAGCCGATGTTTCCTGATGATCTCTACAGCCGTGGCTCGACCTTTCGGACTCAATTTGACGCCCTGATATTTCTTATAATTCACCAGTTTCTTTTCAGATAAGCGCTTGACCATATCTGTCACCGAAGACGCTTTGGTTTCCATTTCTTCTGCCAGGGCATTCGTGCTAACCCCTTTTTTGAAAGTGGTTTCCAGGTGAAAGATTGCTTTTAAATAATTCTCTTCAGATAAACTAATCATCCAGGTATATTTTCTATAACCAAAAATACATTTTTTTATTGAAACAATCATATTTTTAGGTTCATCTAAATTTAAATTATAGATTTGCTAAAAATAAACTTATGAAACTCCCTGCTCATCTGGTTCTGTTCTTTTCAATATTCTGTGCTTCAGCCCAACAGGCAGAGGTAACAGGCGTG contains the following coding sequences:
- a CDS encoding ZIP family metal transporter gives rise to the protein MDAIITYFRDIDPVLAAFYATLFTWGLTALGASLVFVFRGMNRAFFDGMLGFTGGVMVAASFWSLLAPGIEMSQGEGFEKVIPAVVGFALGALFIFGLDKVLPHLHVNFKMSEKEGIKTPWHKSVLLTLAITLHNIPEGLAVGVLFGGVAAGFEGASIGGAVALAIGIGLQNFPEGFAVAMPLRRQGLSRWKSFNFGQLSAIVEPVAAVLGAWAVMTFQPILPYALCFAAGAMIFVVVEEVVPEAQQGNYTDISTLGFIGGFMVMMTLDVGLA
- a CDS encoding Nramp family divalent metal transporter, translated to MSGKSLEEVHGSIDTEQPKSWWRKILAFLGPAYLVSVGYMDPGNWATDIAGGSQFGYSLLWVLLMSNIMALVLQSLCTRLGVVSGLDLAQASRKEYPKFVNFILYILAEIAIAACDLAEVVGMAIGLELLFGVPLLWGVSITVLDSFLLLFLINQGMRKMEAFIISLVALIGLCFFLELFFASPDMADVASGFVPEIENGRALYIAIGIIGATVMPHNLYLHSSLVQTRKIKPTKKGIKQALRFNFIDSAIALNFAFFVNAAILILAATVFYKNGIFEVAEIKDAHALLQPLLGTSLAPVLFALALIAAGQSSTLTGTLAGQIVMEGYLNLRIQPWVRRLLTRLVAILPAFITIYLFGENSTGELLVLSQVVLSLQLGFAIIPLIHFVSDQKLMKGFHIKWPLAVLSWLITLTVVGLNAKLVWDEIGNWLQSSENPVYIWIFVVPVAIGAALLTLFIILWPLLKNSFRSNNENMVPHITSAEIGKLAIPEAYNHIAVSVDFSVSDKKSIASALQIGGKEALYTLIHIVETPGAIIYGKEIKDLETYSDMKFLEDYREELERKGYQVAVQLGFGVPKKAIPKIIKSGNYELLVMGSHGHALFKDLIFGTTVDAVRHRVQIPVFIS
- a CDS encoding metal-dependent transcriptional regulator; the encoded protein is MISLSEENYLKAIFHLETTFKKGVSTNALAEEMETKASSVTDMVKRLSEKKLVNYKKYQGVKLSPKGRATAVEIIRKHRLWECFLVEKLNFNWDEVHEVAEQLEHVKSEKLTREIDRFLGFPKTDPHGDPIPDVEGNFIKTSRALLMECDEGETVVIVGVKDSSTAFLRFLDKNNLKLGSKMKLMHKEDFDDSVLVETETGELHLSKKIAANLFIRLTNES